A part of Fundulus heteroclitus isolate FHET01 chromosome 23, MU-UCD_Fhet_4.1, whole genome shotgun sequence genomic DNA contains:
- the phf6 gene encoding PHD finger protein 6, translating into MSGQRRGAAARQPKCAFCKSNRDKECGQLLLSDSQKVAAHHKCMLFSSALVTSHSDSENIGGFSVDDVKKEIKRGSKLMCSSCHRPGATIGCEVKTCRRTYHYYCAVKDKAQIKENPSQGIYLIYCRKHRDASQEEIQDEEEGVANDSDSSPPQSRGRGRFEKSRAKVASRGQSEETRSTSSSQAADEESSSHRDRSPLRASPGDGGQRCGFCHAGEEENETRGVLHTDNSKKVAAHYKCMLFSSGTVQLTTTSRAEFGNFDVKTVIQEIKRGKRMKCTLCSQLGATIGCEIKACVKTYHYHCGLQDKAKYIENMARGIYKLYCKNHSGNEERDEEDEERENRSRARAAVDHGGTPSTQLNGN; encoded by the exons ATGTCAGGGCAGAGGAGAGGAGCTGCGGCGCGGCAGCCCAAGTGTGCCTTCTGCAAAAGCAACCGGGACAAGGAGTGCGgccagctgctgctgtctgacagCCAGAAGGTGGCAGCCCACCATAAGTGCATG CTCTTCTCTTCGGCTCTGGTTACATCACACTCGGACAGCGAGAACATCGGAGGATTTTCCGTCGATGATGTAAAGAAGGAGATCAAGAGGGGTAGCAAACTG ATGTGCTCTTCATGTCACCGACCGGGCGCCACCATTGGCTGTGAAGTCAAGACGTGCCGGAGGACGTATCACTATTATTGCGCAGTGAAGGATAAGGCCCAGATCAAAGAGAACCCGTCGCAGGGCATTTATCT CATTTACTGCCGCAAACATCGGGATGCATCTCAGGAAGAAATCCAAG ATGAAGAGGAAGGCGTGGCCAACGACTCGGACTCCTCGCCTCCGCAGAGTCGAGGCAGGGGGAGATTTGAGAAGAGCAGAGCCAAGGTGGCGTCCCGTGGCCAGTCGGAAGAAACCcgctccacctcctcctcgcAGGCTGCAGACGAGGAGAGCTCCTCCCAT CGGGACAGGTCCCCACTTCGCGCCAGCCCTGGGGACGGTGGCCAGCGCTGCGGCTTCTGCCACGCAGGCGAGGAGGAAAACGAAACACGAGGCGTGCTGCACACAGATAACTCCAAGAAAGTGGCGGCACACTACAAGTGCATG CTTTTCTCCTCGGGGACGGTGCAGCTCACAACTACGTCGCGGGCTGAATTTGGCAACTTTGATGTAAAAACAGTCATCCAGGAAATCAAGAGAGGCAAAAGAATG aaatgCACGCTGTGCAGTCAGCTGGGTGCTACTATTGGGTGTGAAATTAAAGCCTGTGTGAAGACCTACCACTATCATTGTGGGCTGCAGGACAAGGCCAAGTACATAGAAAACATGGCCCGCGGCATTTACAA ACTCTACTGCAAGAACCACAGTGGGAACGAGGAGAGGgatgaggaggacgaggagagGGAGAACCGCAGTAGAGCGAGGGCGGCCGTCGACCACGGAGGAACACCGTCGACGCAACTAAACGGCAACTAG